A section of the Deinococcus aerolatus genome encodes:
- a CDS encoding recombinase family protein, which yields MNDTRGHRLGYTRVSSEDQNTVRQLDGLTFDKVFTDKVSGGNAHRPQLTALLGHAREGDTPGAGQRVDGERGTRRVRQGRLDFHWGRLGDVQTAAEC from the coding sequence ATGAATGACACCAGAGGCCACCGCCTCGGCTACACCCGCGTCTCTTCGGAAGACCAGAACACCGTTCGGCAACTGGACGGCCTGACTTTCGACAAGGTCTTCACCGACAAGGTCAGCGGTGGGAATGCCCACCGTCCTCAGTTGACCGCCCTGCTCGGTCACGCCCGCGAAGGGGACACCCCGGGCGCTGGTCAACGGGTTGACGGAGAAAGGGGTACGCGTCGAGTTCGTCAAGGAAGGCTTGACTTTCACTGGGGAAGACTCGGCGATGTCCAGACTGCTGCTGAGTGTTGA
- a CDS encoding helix-turn-helix domain-containing protein, which produces MLIRERQREGIEAAKKAGVYKGRKKTLTAVQISALQQRAKGGESKTSIARDFGISRETVYQYLKAVPTG; this is translated from the coding sequence GTGTTGATCCGCGAACGTCAACGCGAGGGGATCGAGGCGGCCAAGAAGGCTGGCGTGTACAAGGGACGCAAAAAGACCCTGACGGCCGTTCAGATCAGTGCTCTGCAGCAGCGCGCGAAAGGGGGCGAGTCGAAAACCAGTATTGCCAGGGACTTCGGCATCAGCCGGGAGACCGTCTACCAGTATCTCAAAGCTGTCCCCACGGGTTGA